One segment of Erigeron canadensis isolate Cc75 chromosome 2, C_canadensis_v1, whole genome shotgun sequence DNA contains the following:
- the LOC122586993 gene encoding phosphatidylinositol 4-kinase beta 1-like isoform X1 — MVVRILGLRVGGEEESPREITRNNLLSEESGGENGWLIRFFDSSFFCEWIAVSYLYKHDHPGVRDYLCNRMYTLPLSGIESYLFQICYMLVHKPSPSLDKFVIDICSKSLKIALKVQWFLMAELEDSDDNDGISRIQEKCQIAATLMGEWPPLIKPLSDPVSSNPGGKNPVLNRLLSSKQRLLSLATSPPQPQKAFSFAGSVSGNSLQDEGTSKGSLDDNTIFKKFIPSPKVRNALLFRKSVDKDDEEQDKEGFFKRLLRDSKDDDEQDKESFFKRLLRDGKDDDEPDKDGFFKRLLRDSKDEDMRKSVDKDDEDKEKDGFFRRFRKDSKDDDDVTSSSDNKFFRRFFRDSKGDLEEKSITKSGEGDDRDGFFKKLFRDKNEEEDRGTISTEDDDKEGFFRKYFKDKFEDKKEEASNEEGKGYANGVEEESSDFPLFRKFFRSQSETVTANESVNGGGLESSPGSEMFFRKLFRDRDRSVEDSELYGSKKNKEKQKNESSNHKPPLPNATASQFRKGTYHESLDFVHSLCETSYGLVDVFPVEDRKSALCESLTEINTHVASAQSSGGVCFPMGKGMYRVVHIPEDEAVLLNSREKAPYLICVEVLKSETVSSTVKDGSTSQKLSRGGIPLANGDAFLPKPPPWAYPLSNGQDLYHSGYDRMSRSASDAIDQAMGQMWDSKAKFVNVRLLVDSPAPCCSKNFEGSNLDFDVHHCQGRGCPNYPSRVANGGDLDWVRVVLTADSGVSMDDIEVQEPPRRREHRRVPSTIAFEEVKAAALKGEAPPGMPVKGTGQASSDAQPKDVDGATPKAGDALSGELWQTKKDRIRQASVFGKLPGWDLCSVIVKSGDDCRQEHLAVQLISHFYDIFQEAGLPLWLRPYEVLVTSSYTALIETIPDTASLHSIKSRFPDVLSLRDFFIAKYQENSSTYKLAQRNFVESMAGYSLVCYLLQVKDRHNGNLLLDEEGHIIHIDFGFMLSNSPGGVNFESAPFKLTRELLEVMDSDAEGVPSEFFDYFKVLCIQGFLTCRKHAERIILLVEMLQDSGFPCFKGGPRTIQNLRKRFHLSLTEEQCVSLVLSLISSSLDAWRTRQYDYYQRVLNGIL; from the exons atggtggtTAGAATATTAGGATTGAGAGTTGGGGGTGAGGAGGAATCCCCACGGGAGATAACTCGAAACAATCTATTGAGTGAAGAAAGTGGCGGAGAGAATGGTTGGCTGATCAGGTTTTTCGATTCGTCGTTTTTTTGCGAGTGGATTGCGGTTAGTTATTTGTATAAACATGATCACCCTGGTGTTAGGGATTATTTATGTAATAGGATGTATACATTGCCATTATCCGGCATCGAAAGTTACTTGTTTCAGATTTGTTATATGCTTGTTCATAAGCCTAGTCCTTCCTTAGATAAGTTTGTTATTGATATTTGTTCCAAGTCCCTTAAGATTGCTTTAAAAGTTCAATGGTTTTTGATGGCCGAGCTTGAGGATTCCGACGATAATGATGGGATTAGTAGGATTCAAGAGAAATGTCAGATTGCTGCTACTTTGATGGGCGAGTGGCCTCCTTTGATTAAACCTTTAAGTGACCCTGTTAGTAGTAATCCCGGCGGAAAGAATCCAGTTCTTAATAGGTTGTTGTCCTCTAAACAGAGGTTGTTGTCTTTGGCAACGTCTCCTCCACAGCCTCAAAAGGCGTTTTCGTTTGCAGGGTCTGTTTCCGGGAATTCTTTGCAGGATGAAGGTACTAGTAAGGGCTCGTTAGATGATAATACGATATTTAAGAAGTTTATTCCTAGTCCAAAAGTGCGGAATGCGCTCTTGTTTAGAAAATCTGTTGATAAAGATGACGAGGAACAAGATAAAGAGGGGTTTTTCAAGAGGCTTTTACGAGACagtaaagatgatgatgaacaGGATAAAGAGAGTTTTTTCAAGCGGTTGTTAAGAGACGGTAAGGATGACGATGAACCAGATAAAGATGGTTTTTTCAAGAGGCTTTTAAGAGATTCTAAAGATGAGGATATGCGAAAGTCTGTAGATAAAGACGACGAGGACAAAGAAAAGGATGGATTTTTCCGTAGGTTTCGTAAAGATagtaaagatgatgatgatgtcacgTCTAGCTCAGATAATAAGTTTTTTAGACGCTTCTTTCGTGACAGTAAAGGTGATTTGGAGGAAAAATCTATTACAAAGTCAGGTGAAGGTGATGATAGAGATGGATTTTTCAAGAAGTTATTCAGGGATAAAAACGAAGAAGAAGATAGAGGGACGATTTCTACCGAAGATGATGACAAAGAAGGTTTCTTTCggaaatattttaaggataaaTTTGAAGACAAGAAAGAGGAAGCTTCTAATGAGGAAGGCAAGGGGTATGCAAATGGTGTGGAAGAAGAATCTTCTGACTTTCCATTGTTTCGCAAATTTTTTCGTTCGCAATCTGAAACGGTAACAGCAAATGAAAGCGTTAATGGAGGTGGGCTTGAAAGCAGTCCAGGATCAGAGATGTTTTTCCGTAAGCTGTTTAGAGACCGTGATCGTTCTGTTGAAGATTCAGAACTTTACGGATCAAAAAAGAACAAAGAG AAGCAAAAAAATGAGAGTTCTAATCATAAGCCACCATTGCCTAATGCGACTGCATCCCAGTTTCGTAAGGGGACATATCACGAGTCCCTTGACTTCGTTCACTCCTTATGTGAGACATCATATGGCTTGGTGGATGTTTTTCCAGTTGAAGATCGCAAAAGTGCGCTTTGTGAG TCACTCACTGAGATCAACACGCATGTTGCTTCAGCTCAAAGTAGTGGAG GCGTGTGCTTTCCCATGGGGAAGGGAATGTACCGTGTGGTCCATATACCAGAAGATGAAGCTGTTCTTCTGAATTCTCGGGAAAAGGCACCTTACCTTATATGTgttgaagttttgaaaagtGAAACTGTGAG TAGCACTGTGAAGGATGGCTCCACATCTCAAAAACTTTCCAGGGGTGGAATTCCATTAGCGAATGGGGATGCATTTCTGCCAAAACCTCCTCCTTGGGCATATCCATTATCAAATGGTCAGGATCTTTATCATTCTGGTTATGATAGGATGTCAAGGTCTGCTTCTGATGCAATTGATCAGGCAATGGGTCAGATGTGGGACTCAAAAGCCAAGTTTGTTAATGTGCGTCTTTTGGTGGATAGTCCTGCTCCCTGCTGTTCAAAGAATTTCGAAGGTTCAAATTTAGATTTTGATGTTCATCATTGTCAAGGTAGAGGATGTCCAAATTATCCATCTAGAGTAGCCAATGGCGGTGATCTAGACTGGGTGAGAGTAGTGTTAACTGCAGATTCTGGGGTCAGCATGGATGACATAGAGGTTCAGGAACCACCACGACGGAGGGAGCACCGTCGCGTTCCGAGTACCATAGCTTTTGAGGAAGTAAAG GCTGCTGCATTAAAAGGAGAAGCACCTCCTGGAATGCCTGTAAAGGGGACTGGGCAAGCTTCATCGGATGCACAACCAAAG GATGTAGATGGTGCAACTCCAAAGGCAGGTGATGCATTATCTGGTGAACTTTGGCAAACAAAAAAAGATAGAATCCGTCAGGCATCAGTATTTGGAAAACTTCCAGGTTGGGATCTCTGCTCG gttATTGTGAAAAGTGGCGATGATTGTAGGCAGGAACATCTTGCAGTGCAACTCATTTCTCACTTTTACG ATATATTTCAAGAAGCCGGACTACCTCTCTGGCTCCGCCCGTATGAAGTTCTAGTCACTTCTTCTTACACTGCTCTGATTGAAACAATTCCAGATACG GCCTCACTTCATTCTATCAAAAGTAGATTCCCTGATGTCTTGAGCTTGCGAGACTTTTTCATCGCCAAATATCAAGAAAATTCATCAACTTATAAGTTAGCACAG AGGAACTTTGTGGAAAGTATGGCTGGATACTCCCTTGTTTGCTATTTATTACAG GTGAAAGATAGGCACAATGGCAATCTCTTGCTAGATGAAGAGGGGCATATTATACACATTGACTTTGGCTTCATGCTCTCTAATTCCCCCGGCGGGGTTAATTTTGAGAGTGCACCTTTCAAGTTGACCCGTGAACTTCTTGAG
- the LOC122586993 gene encoding phosphatidylinositol 4-kinase beta 1-like isoform X3, which translates to MVVRILGLRVGGEEESPREITRNNLLSEESGGENGWLIRFFDSSFFCEWIAVSYLYKHDHPGVRDYLCNRMYTLPLSGIESYLFQICYMLVHKPSPSLDKFVIDICSKSLKIALKVQWFLMAELEDSDDNDGISRIQEKCQIAATLMGEWPPLIKPLSDPVSSNPGGKNPVLNRLLSSKQRLLSLATSPPQPQKAFSFAGSVSGNSLQDEGTSKGSLDDNTIFKKFIPSPKVRNALLFRKSVDKDDEEQDKEGFFKRLLRDSKDDDEQDKESFFKRLLRDGKDDDEPDKDGFFKRLLRDSKDEDMRKSVDKDDEDKEKDGFFRRFRKDSKDDDDVTSSSDNKFFRRFFRDSKGDLEEKSITKSGEGDDRDGFFKKLFRDKNEEEDRGTISTEDDDKEGFFRKYFKDKFEDKKEEASNEEGKGYANGVEEESSDFPLFRKFFRSQSETVTANESVNGGGLESSPGSEMFFRKLFRDRDRSVEDSELYGSKKNKEKQKNESSNHKPPLPNATASQFRKGTYHESLDFVHSLCETSYGLVDVFPVEDRKSALCESLTEINTHVASAQSSGGVCFPMGKGMYRVVHIPEDEAVLLNSREKAPYLICVEVLKSETVSTVKDGSTSQKLSRGGIPLANGDAFLPKPPPWAYPLSNGQDLYHSGYDRMSRSASDAIDQAMGQMWDSKAKFVNVRLLVDSPAPCCSKNFEGSNLDFDVHHCQGRGCPNYPSRVANGGDLDWVRVVLTADSGVSMDDIEVQEPPRRREHRRVPSTIAFEEVKAAALKGEAPPGMPVKGTGQASSDAQPKDVDGATPKAGDALSGELWQTKKDRIRQASVFGKLPGWDLCSVIVKSGDDCRQEHLAVQLISHFYDIFQEAGLPLWLRPYEVLVTSSYTALIETIPDTASLHSIKSRFPDVLSLRDFFIAKYQENSSTYKLAQRNFVESMAGYSLVCYLLQVKDRHNGNLLLDEEGHIIHIDFGFMLSNSPGGVNFESAPFKLTRELLEVMDSDAEGVPSEFFDYFKVLCIQGFLTCRKHAERIILLVEMLQVMAT; encoded by the exons atggtggtTAGAATATTAGGATTGAGAGTTGGGGGTGAGGAGGAATCCCCACGGGAGATAACTCGAAACAATCTATTGAGTGAAGAAAGTGGCGGAGAGAATGGTTGGCTGATCAGGTTTTTCGATTCGTCGTTTTTTTGCGAGTGGATTGCGGTTAGTTATTTGTATAAACATGATCACCCTGGTGTTAGGGATTATTTATGTAATAGGATGTATACATTGCCATTATCCGGCATCGAAAGTTACTTGTTTCAGATTTGTTATATGCTTGTTCATAAGCCTAGTCCTTCCTTAGATAAGTTTGTTATTGATATTTGTTCCAAGTCCCTTAAGATTGCTTTAAAAGTTCAATGGTTTTTGATGGCCGAGCTTGAGGATTCCGACGATAATGATGGGATTAGTAGGATTCAAGAGAAATGTCAGATTGCTGCTACTTTGATGGGCGAGTGGCCTCCTTTGATTAAACCTTTAAGTGACCCTGTTAGTAGTAATCCCGGCGGAAAGAATCCAGTTCTTAATAGGTTGTTGTCCTCTAAACAGAGGTTGTTGTCTTTGGCAACGTCTCCTCCACAGCCTCAAAAGGCGTTTTCGTTTGCAGGGTCTGTTTCCGGGAATTCTTTGCAGGATGAAGGTACTAGTAAGGGCTCGTTAGATGATAATACGATATTTAAGAAGTTTATTCCTAGTCCAAAAGTGCGGAATGCGCTCTTGTTTAGAAAATCTGTTGATAAAGATGACGAGGAACAAGATAAAGAGGGGTTTTTCAAGAGGCTTTTACGAGACagtaaagatgatgatgaacaGGATAAAGAGAGTTTTTTCAAGCGGTTGTTAAGAGACGGTAAGGATGACGATGAACCAGATAAAGATGGTTTTTTCAAGAGGCTTTTAAGAGATTCTAAAGATGAGGATATGCGAAAGTCTGTAGATAAAGACGACGAGGACAAAGAAAAGGATGGATTTTTCCGTAGGTTTCGTAAAGATagtaaagatgatgatgatgtcacgTCTAGCTCAGATAATAAGTTTTTTAGACGCTTCTTTCGTGACAGTAAAGGTGATTTGGAGGAAAAATCTATTACAAAGTCAGGTGAAGGTGATGATAGAGATGGATTTTTCAAGAAGTTATTCAGGGATAAAAACGAAGAAGAAGATAGAGGGACGATTTCTACCGAAGATGATGACAAAGAAGGTTTCTTTCggaaatattttaaggataaaTTTGAAGACAAGAAAGAGGAAGCTTCTAATGAGGAAGGCAAGGGGTATGCAAATGGTGTGGAAGAAGAATCTTCTGACTTTCCATTGTTTCGCAAATTTTTTCGTTCGCAATCTGAAACGGTAACAGCAAATGAAAGCGTTAATGGAGGTGGGCTTGAAAGCAGTCCAGGATCAGAGATGTTTTTCCGTAAGCTGTTTAGAGACCGTGATCGTTCTGTTGAAGATTCAGAACTTTACGGATCAAAAAAGAACAAAGAG AAGCAAAAAAATGAGAGTTCTAATCATAAGCCACCATTGCCTAATGCGACTGCATCCCAGTTTCGTAAGGGGACATATCACGAGTCCCTTGACTTCGTTCACTCCTTATGTGAGACATCATATGGCTTGGTGGATGTTTTTCCAGTTGAAGATCGCAAAAGTGCGCTTTGTGAG TCACTCACTGAGATCAACACGCATGTTGCTTCAGCTCAAAGTAGTGGAG GCGTGTGCTTTCCCATGGGGAAGGGAATGTACCGTGTGGTCCATATACCAGAAGATGAAGCTGTTCTTCTGAATTCTCGGGAAAAGGCACCTTACCTTATATGTgttgaagttttgaaaagtGAAACTGTGAG CACTGTGAAGGATGGCTCCACATCTCAAAAACTTTCCAGGGGTGGAATTCCATTAGCGAATGGGGATGCATTTCTGCCAAAACCTCCTCCTTGGGCATATCCATTATCAAATGGTCAGGATCTTTATCATTCTGGTTATGATAGGATGTCAAGGTCTGCTTCTGATGCAATTGATCAGGCAATGGGTCAGATGTGGGACTCAAAAGCCAAGTTTGTTAATGTGCGTCTTTTGGTGGATAGTCCTGCTCCCTGCTGTTCAAAGAATTTCGAAGGTTCAAATTTAGATTTTGATGTTCATCATTGTCAAGGTAGAGGATGTCCAAATTATCCATCTAGAGTAGCCAATGGCGGTGATCTAGACTGGGTGAGAGTAGTGTTAACTGCAGATTCTGGGGTCAGCATGGATGACATAGAGGTTCAGGAACCACCACGACGGAGGGAGCACCGTCGCGTTCCGAGTACCATAGCTTTTGAGGAAGTAAAG GCTGCTGCATTAAAAGGAGAAGCACCTCCTGGAATGCCTGTAAAGGGGACTGGGCAAGCTTCATCGGATGCACAACCAAAG GATGTAGATGGTGCAACTCCAAAGGCAGGTGATGCATTATCTGGTGAACTTTGGCAAACAAAAAAAGATAGAATCCGTCAGGCATCAGTATTTGGAAAACTTCCAGGTTGGGATCTCTGCTCG gttATTGTGAAAAGTGGCGATGATTGTAGGCAGGAACATCTTGCAGTGCAACTCATTTCTCACTTTTACG ATATATTTCAAGAAGCCGGACTACCTCTCTGGCTCCGCCCGTATGAAGTTCTAGTCACTTCTTCTTACACTGCTCTGATTGAAACAATTCCAGATACG GCCTCACTTCATTCTATCAAAAGTAGATTCCCTGATGTCTTGAGCTTGCGAGACTTTTTCATCGCCAAATATCAAGAAAATTCATCAACTTATAAGTTAGCACAG AGGAACTTTGTGGAAAGTATGGCTGGATACTCCCTTGTTTGCTATTTATTACAG GTGAAAGATAGGCACAATGGCAATCTCTTGCTAGATGAAGAGGGGCATATTATACACATTGACTTTGGCTTCATGCTCTCTAATTCCCCCGGCGGGGTTAATTTTGAGAGTGCACCTTTCAAGTTGACCCGTGAACTTCTTGAG
- the LOC122586993 gene encoding phosphatidylinositol 4-kinase beta 1-like isoform X2, producing MVVRILGLRVGGEEESPREITRNNLLSEESGGENGWLIRFFDSSFFCEWIAVSYLYKHDHPGVRDYLCNRMYTLPLSGIESYLFQICYMLVHKPSPSLDKFVIDICSKSLKIALKVQWFLMAELEDSDDNDGISRIQEKCQIAATLMGEWPPLIKPLSDPVSSNPGGKNPVLNRLLSSKQRLLSLATSPPQPQKAFSFAGSVSGNSLQDEGTSKGSLDDNTIFKKFIPSPKVRNALLFRKSVDKDDEEQDKEGFFKRLLRDSKDDDEQDKESFFKRLLRDGKDDDEPDKDGFFKRLLRDSKDEDMRKSVDKDDEDKEKDGFFRRFRKDSKDDDDVTSSSDNKFFRRFFRDSKGDLEEKSITKSGEGDDRDGFFKKLFRDKNEEEDRGTISTEDDDKEGFFRKYFKDKFEDKKEEASNEEGKGYANGVEEESSDFPLFRKFFRSQSETVTANESVNGGGLESSPGSEMFFRKLFRDRDRSVEDSELYGSKKNKEKQKNESSNHKPPLPNATASQFRKGTYHESLDFVHSLCETSYGLVDVFPVEDRKSALCESLTEINTHVASAQSSGGVCFPMGKGMYRVVHIPEDEAVLLNSREKAPYLICVEVLKSETVSTVKDGSTSQKLSRGGIPLANGDAFLPKPPPWAYPLSNGQDLYHSGYDRMSRSASDAIDQAMGQMWDSKAKFVNVRLLVDSPAPCCSKNFEGSNLDFDVHHCQGRGCPNYPSRVANGGDLDWVRVVLTADSGVSMDDIEVQEPPRRREHRRVPSTIAFEEVKAAALKGEAPPGMPVKGTGQASSDAQPKDVDGATPKAGDALSGELWQTKKDRIRQASVFGKLPGWDLCSVIVKSGDDCRQEHLAVQLISHFYDIFQEAGLPLWLRPYEVLVTSSYTALIETIPDTASLHSIKSRFPDVLSLRDFFIAKYQENSSTYKLAQRNFVESMAGYSLVCYLLQVKDRHNGNLLLDEEGHIIHIDFGFMLSNSPGGVNFESAPFKLTRELLEVMDSDAEGVPSEFFDYFKVLCIQGFLTCRKHAERIILLVEMLQDSGFPCFKGGPRTIQNLRKRFHLSLTEEQCVSLVLSLISSSLDAWRTRQYDYYQRVLNGIL from the exons atggtggtTAGAATATTAGGATTGAGAGTTGGGGGTGAGGAGGAATCCCCACGGGAGATAACTCGAAACAATCTATTGAGTGAAGAAAGTGGCGGAGAGAATGGTTGGCTGATCAGGTTTTTCGATTCGTCGTTTTTTTGCGAGTGGATTGCGGTTAGTTATTTGTATAAACATGATCACCCTGGTGTTAGGGATTATTTATGTAATAGGATGTATACATTGCCATTATCCGGCATCGAAAGTTACTTGTTTCAGATTTGTTATATGCTTGTTCATAAGCCTAGTCCTTCCTTAGATAAGTTTGTTATTGATATTTGTTCCAAGTCCCTTAAGATTGCTTTAAAAGTTCAATGGTTTTTGATGGCCGAGCTTGAGGATTCCGACGATAATGATGGGATTAGTAGGATTCAAGAGAAATGTCAGATTGCTGCTACTTTGATGGGCGAGTGGCCTCCTTTGATTAAACCTTTAAGTGACCCTGTTAGTAGTAATCCCGGCGGAAAGAATCCAGTTCTTAATAGGTTGTTGTCCTCTAAACAGAGGTTGTTGTCTTTGGCAACGTCTCCTCCACAGCCTCAAAAGGCGTTTTCGTTTGCAGGGTCTGTTTCCGGGAATTCTTTGCAGGATGAAGGTACTAGTAAGGGCTCGTTAGATGATAATACGATATTTAAGAAGTTTATTCCTAGTCCAAAAGTGCGGAATGCGCTCTTGTTTAGAAAATCTGTTGATAAAGATGACGAGGAACAAGATAAAGAGGGGTTTTTCAAGAGGCTTTTACGAGACagtaaagatgatgatgaacaGGATAAAGAGAGTTTTTTCAAGCGGTTGTTAAGAGACGGTAAGGATGACGATGAACCAGATAAAGATGGTTTTTTCAAGAGGCTTTTAAGAGATTCTAAAGATGAGGATATGCGAAAGTCTGTAGATAAAGACGACGAGGACAAAGAAAAGGATGGATTTTTCCGTAGGTTTCGTAAAGATagtaaagatgatgatgatgtcacgTCTAGCTCAGATAATAAGTTTTTTAGACGCTTCTTTCGTGACAGTAAAGGTGATTTGGAGGAAAAATCTATTACAAAGTCAGGTGAAGGTGATGATAGAGATGGATTTTTCAAGAAGTTATTCAGGGATAAAAACGAAGAAGAAGATAGAGGGACGATTTCTACCGAAGATGATGACAAAGAAGGTTTCTTTCggaaatattttaaggataaaTTTGAAGACAAGAAAGAGGAAGCTTCTAATGAGGAAGGCAAGGGGTATGCAAATGGTGTGGAAGAAGAATCTTCTGACTTTCCATTGTTTCGCAAATTTTTTCGTTCGCAATCTGAAACGGTAACAGCAAATGAAAGCGTTAATGGAGGTGGGCTTGAAAGCAGTCCAGGATCAGAGATGTTTTTCCGTAAGCTGTTTAGAGACCGTGATCGTTCTGTTGAAGATTCAGAACTTTACGGATCAAAAAAGAACAAAGAG AAGCAAAAAAATGAGAGTTCTAATCATAAGCCACCATTGCCTAATGCGACTGCATCCCAGTTTCGTAAGGGGACATATCACGAGTCCCTTGACTTCGTTCACTCCTTATGTGAGACATCATATGGCTTGGTGGATGTTTTTCCAGTTGAAGATCGCAAAAGTGCGCTTTGTGAG TCACTCACTGAGATCAACACGCATGTTGCTTCAGCTCAAAGTAGTGGAG GCGTGTGCTTTCCCATGGGGAAGGGAATGTACCGTGTGGTCCATATACCAGAAGATGAAGCTGTTCTTCTGAATTCTCGGGAAAAGGCACCTTACCTTATATGTgttgaagttttgaaaagtGAAACTGTGAG CACTGTGAAGGATGGCTCCACATCTCAAAAACTTTCCAGGGGTGGAATTCCATTAGCGAATGGGGATGCATTTCTGCCAAAACCTCCTCCTTGGGCATATCCATTATCAAATGGTCAGGATCTTTATCATTCTGGTTATGATAGGATGTCAAGGTCTGCTTCTGATGCAATTGATCAGGCAATGGGTCAGATGTGGGACTCAAAAGCCAAGTTTGTTAATGTGCGTCTTTTGGTGGATAGTCCTGCTCCCTGCTGTTCAAAGAATTTCGAAGGTTCAAATTTAGATTTTGATGTTCATCATTGTCAAGGTAGAGGATGTCCAAATTATCCATCTAGAGTAGCCAATGGCGGTGATCTAGACTGGGTGAGAGTAGTGTTAACTGCAGATTCTGGGGTCAGCATGGATGACATAGAGGTTCAGGAACCACCACGACGGAGGGAGCACCGTCGCGTTCCGAGTACCATAGCTTTTGAGGAAGTAAAG GCTGCTGCATTAAAAGGAGAAGCACCTCCTGGAATGCCTGTAAAGGGGACTGGGCAAGCTTCATCGGATGCACAACCAAAG GATGTAGATGGTGCAACTCCAAAGGCAGGTGATGCATTATCTGGTGAACTTTGGCAAACAAAAAAAGATAGAATCCGTCAGGCATCAGTATTTGGAAAACTTCCAGGTTGGGATCTCTGCTCG gttATTGTGAAAAGTGGCGATGATTGTAGGCAGGAACATCTTGCAGTGCAACTCATTTCTCACTTTTACG ATATATTTCAAGAAGCCGGACTACCTCTCTGGCTCCGCCCGTATGAAGTTCTAGTCACTTCTTCTTACACTGCTCTGATTGAAACAATTCCAGATACG GCCTCACTTCATTCTATCAAAAGTAGATTCCCTGATGTCTTGAGCTTGCGAGACTTTTTCATCGCCAAATATCAAGAAAATTCATCAACTTATAAGTTAGCACAG AGGAACTTTGTGGAAAGTATGGCTGGATACTCCCTTGTTTGCTATTTATTACAG GTGAAAGATAGGCACAATGGCAATCTCTTGCTAGATGAAGAGGGGCATATTATACACATTGACTTTGGCTTCATGCTCTCTAATTCCCCCGGCGGGGTTAATTTTGAGAGTGCACCTTTCAAGTTGACCCGTGAACTTCTTGAG